The Streptomyces sp. NBC_01775 genome includes a region encoding these proteins:
- a CDS encoding class I SAM-dependent methyltransferase, which translates to MRRDMGEHYQNLASAYDDNWAYSPAFIRWMSEQIASALELSADDRMADIGCGTGLFARKIAEVLHPHRPLLCVDPSTAMLDQLPSSPALSPLGASAEEIANQTVTLPYEQLDAMWLKESVHHVTDPAATLGGLARLLAPGGRLLVAMLPTTIAYPLFAEALKRYEERQPDPAGIAQHLTDAGLRAELTFVEHELRLDKERYLAMVRARYMSVLSTFSDEELDTGIEEIRARHPEPELVFPDRFAFVLGVREDSSDTTTPGGGAR; encoded by the coding sequence GTGCGGCGTGACATGGGGGAGCACTACCAAAATCTCGCCAGCGCGTACGACGACAACTGGGCGTATAGTCCGGCCTTCATCCGGTGGATGTCCGAGCAGATCGCCTCGGCGCTGGAGTTGTCGGCGGACGACCGTATGGCGGACATCGGCTGCGGTACTGGCCTGTTTGCCAGAAAAATCGCTGAGGTTCTTCACCCACATCGCCCGCTGCTGTGTGTGGACCCTTCAACGGCGATGCTCGATCAGCTTCCCTCATCTCCTGCTCTCTCACCGCTTGGGGCCTCGGCTGAGGAGATCGCCAACCAGACGGTGACCTTGCCCTATGAGCAACTGGATGCGATGTGGCTGAAGGAGTCAGTGCACCACGTCACCGATCCCGCCGCCACCCTCGGCGGCCTGGCCCGGCTGTTGGCGCCCGGTGGGCGGCTCTTGGTGGCGATGTTGCCAACCACCATCGCCTACCCACTCTTCGCCGAAGCCCTCAAGCGATATGAAGAGCGCCAGCCCGACCCCGCTGGCATCGCCCAGCACCTGACCGATGCGGGGCTCCGGGCCGAGCTGACCTTCGTGGAGCATGAGCTGCGGCTGGACAAGGAGCGTTACTTGGCCATGGTCAGGGCCCGGTACATGTCCGTGCTGTCGACCTTCAGCGATGAGGAGCTCGACACCGGGATCGAGGAGATCCGAGCCCGCCATCCGGAACCAGAGCTTGTCTTCCCCGACCGATTCGCGTTCGTCCTTGGTGTCCGTGAGGATTCCTCTGACACCACCACCCCGGGCGGGGGTGCGCGGTGA
- a CDS encoding HIT family protein produces MDLEGYVERTRSGPCFVCAFLAGNPDYPHATVFEDADHVAFLDRWPTVPGKVLVAPRAHVEHVVRDLGEAAYGRLMLFVREIALAVETVSEPERTYLYSLGSQQGNAHLHWHIAALPPGVPYAEQQFHALMTENGVLTLSPEQAASMAARLREAVIARGVLKPG; encoded by the coding sequence ATGGACCTTGAGGGGTACGTGGAGCGGACCCGAAGTGGCCCGTGCTTTGTCTGTGCGTTCCTGGCCGGGAACCCGGACTACCCACATGCGACGGTTTTTGAAGATGCCGATCACGTGGCGTTCCTGGACAGGTGGCCCACGGTGCCGGGCAAGGTCCTGGTCGCGCCGAGGGCGCACGTCGAGCACGTCGTGCGCGACCTGGGCGAGGCGGCCTACGGCCGACTCATGCTGTTCGTCCGGGAGATCGCCCTCGCCGTCGAGACCGTCAGCGAGCCAGAGCGCACGTACCTGTACTCGCTCGGCAGCCAGCAGGGCAATGCCCATCTGCACTGGCACATCGCCGCCCTGCCGCCCGGCGTTCCCTATGCTGAGCAGCAGTTCCACGCTCTGATGACGGAGAACGGGGTCCTGACGCTGTCGCCGGAGCAGGCGGCCTCGATGGCCGCGCGTCTGCGTGAGGCGGTCATCGCCCGGGGTGTGCTCAAGCCGGGCTGA
- a CDS encoding DUF6531 domain-containing protein: MSVVEKAWEILEGMGLIWPDADEGKLRDAARAWRAFAKDVEEVRGDTNNSAHRIMEANSGEAIDVFEKFWSRYVGRGEKGWLRDLPESAQDMAKALDELADDVDSTKKQIRSEIVGSAALIAAGVVLTGPTYGVSDLAAGAAATRIVTLSIEKSTSLATRAGAIFTRVARGAVFAGVGSVAMDLAVAQPARIMAGQRDGFSLEEVSNAAKYGTLFGGILGPFTPGTGEGPGARTPPMKRPPSLREKLIPGKSSRPTSKVPGTGEPVDVATGAMYMEQTDLELPASLPLHFTRTYVSSYRAGVCFGPNWSSILDEQVQLDQQGVVFAAADGMRLVYPIPEPGLPVLPDKGPRWPLEWDGKPDGVLTVTDPDSGVIRAFTHPGPTQDEATVRLPLESWQDRNGARIEVDRDADGVPTAVRHSGGYHLAVETQDQHVTALRLLDEAPSAYDSPEGAAQPAPSTLVMRYGYDEAGNLAEVVNSSGKAWRFAYDGEGRMLSWTDRNGVWCRFTYDDAGRTIRTAGTEGIYNDTFTYDEDARTTTYTDALGHRTVFRYNDDGQVVAETDPLGNTTHTEWDARGHDRISHTDKLGRTTRYTYDEDGNLTEVLLPDGSRASATYNALRQPVTVTDPGGARWLRSWDDLGNLTRSVDPTGAVTRYAYDTHGHLATVTDALGHTREITPNAAGLPATVTDTLGHTTRIERDAFGRITAITDPLGHVTRMCWTVEGKPRWRKDPMGGQESWTWDDEGNLLKHTDPAGHTTSHTPGPWVVTAARTDADGAAYTFAYDTTLRLTRVTNPQGLHWDYTYDAAGRLISETDFNGARLTYAHDSAGQLTARTNAAGQTVRYTRDVLGRVTEKHDEDAATVTTFAYDAAGELIRASSPDAEMAVERDAFGRVLTETINGRTISYTYDALGRCTERVTPSGLASTWTYDAEGQPLELATDHGTLAFAYDAAGRETECRTGDVTLAQHWDQASRLTTQAATAGSTLLQHRKYTYRPDGYLTEIRELTTGTRRFDLDSLGKVTAVHAHGWRETYAYDPAGNQTTAEAPGHPATGERRIEGTLLHSAGRTTYTHDEAGRRIAKTSRLLNGEKKTWTYTWDADDRLTQVTTPNAETWTYAYDPLGRRINKTAPDGQRIHFTWDGTRLAEQTTHDGVTTTWDYAQGTHRPLTQTDHTPLSRKPGESLLAKLTGPTASHPRFHAVLTDLTGTPTELIAPDGHIGWQHRTTLWGTQLPGPPTQRAEITCPLRFPGQYADPETGLHYNHFRYYDPETARYLTPDPLGLTPAPNHHAYVHNPLAWTDPLGLSPSGSDGRKVGDDGTSPRTPTGRRGTQFDVALPNGRTASNSPGTINGRDYSGHAFDRMQKQGIMPSVVEHAITPNNMVIGKRAGTTAYHDQLNNLTIITDSTTGRVITADYGIIRQ, encoded by the coding sequence GTGAGCGTGGTGGAGAAGGCCTGGGAAATCCTGGAAGGGATGGGCCTGATCTGGCCGGACGCCGACGAGGGCAAACTGCGGGACGCGGCGCGCGCGTGGCGGGCCTTTGCGAAGGACGTCGAGGAGGTGCGGGGGGACACCAACAACTCGGCTCACCGGATCATGGAGGCCAACAGCGGCGAGGCCATCGATGTCTTCGAGAAGTTCTGGTCCCGCTATGTCGGCAGGGGAGAGAAGGGCTGGCTGCGCGACCTGCCCGAATCGGCCCAGGACATGGCAAAGGCGCTGGATGAACTCGCGGATGACGTCGACAGCACGAAGAAGCAGATCCGCAGCGAGATCGTGGGCAGTGCGGCACTGATCGCGGCCGGGGTGGTATTGACCGGTCCCACCTACGGGGTATCCGATCTGGCGGCCGGCGCGGCGGCGACCAGGATCGTCACCCTCAGCATCGAGAAGTCCACGTCCCTGGCGACCCGTGCGGGCGCGATCTTCACCCGTGTCGCACGGGGTGCCGTGTTCGCCGGGGTCGGCAGCGTCGCGATGGACCTGGCCGTGGCCCAGCCGGCGCGGATCATGGCCGGGCAGCGGGATGGGTTCAGCCTGGAGGAGGTCAGCAACGCCGCGAAGTACGGCACGCTGTTCGGCGGGATTTTGGGCCCGTTCACTCCAGGAACGGGTGAAGGGCCGGGGGCTAGAACGCCGCCGATGAAGCGCCCGCCCTCGCTGCGCGAGAAGCTCATCCCGGGCAAGTCCTCGCGGCCGACCAGCAAGGTGCCGGGGACGGGGGAACCGGTCGACGTCGCCACCGGTGCGATGTACATGGAGCAGACCGACCTGGAACTGCCCGCCTCGCTGCCGCTGCACTTCACCCGTACCTACGTGTCCTCTTACCGGGCCGGGGTGTGTTTCGGCCCGAACTGGTCCTCCATCCTGGATGAACAGGTCCAACTCGACCAGCAGGGGGTGGTGTTCGCGGCGGCCGACGGAATGCGGCTGGTCTACCCGATCCCCGAGCCCGGCCTACCGGTGCTTCCGGACAAGGGCCCGCGCTGGCCGCTGGAATGGGACGGCAAGCCGGACGGCGTACTGACGGTCACAGACCCGGACAGCGGAGTGATCCGCGCGTTCACCCACCCCGGCCCCACCCAGGACGAGGCGACCGTACGGCTGCCGCTGGAGTCCTGGCAGGACCGCAACGGCGCCCGCATCGAGGTGGACCGCGACGCAGACGGGGTACCTACCGCAGTGCGCCACTCCGGCGGCTACCACCTCGCCGTCGAGACCCAGGACCAGCATGTCACGGCGCTGCGGCTGCTGGACGAGGCGCCTTCGGCATACGACTCGCCCGAGGGAGCGGCGCAGCCCGCGCCCAGCACGCTGGTGATGCGCTATGGCTACGACGAGGCAGGCAACCTGGCCGAGGTGGTCAACTCCAGTGGGAAGGCATGGCGTTTCGCCTACGACGGTGAAGGCCGCATGCTCTCGTGGACCGACCGCAACGGGGTGTGGTGCCGCTTCACCTATGACGACGCGGGCCGCACGATCCGCACGGCGGGCACCGAGGGCATCTACAACGACACCTTCACCTACGACGAGGACGCCCGCACCACCACCTACACCGACGCACTCGGGCACCGCACCGTCTTCCGCTACAACGACGACGGCCAGGTGGTGGCCGAGACCGACCCGCTCGGCAACACCACGCACACCGAGTGGGACGCGCGAGGCCACGACCGCATTTCCCATACGGACAAGCTCGGCCGCACCACGCGCTACACCTACGACGAGGACGGCAACCTGACCGAGGTATTGCTGCCGGACGGGTCACGCGCGTCCGCGACGTACAACGCGCTGCGTCAGCCGGTCACCGTGACGGACCCGGGTGGCGCGCGTTGGCTCCGCTCCTGGGACGACCTGGGCAACCTCACACGCTCGGTGGACCCGACGGGGGCGGTCACCCGCTACGCGTACGACACACACGGGCATCTGGCCACCGTGACGGACGCGCTGGGACACACCCGCGAGATCACTCCCAACGCGGCGGGACTTCCGGCCACCGTGACGGACACGCTGGGACACACCACCCGCATCGAGCGCGACGCATTCGGCCGCATCACCGCGATCACCGATCCCCTGGGCCACGTCACGCGCATGTGCTGGACGGTCGAAGGTAAACCGCGCTGGCGCAAGGACCCCATGGGCGGCCAGGAATCGTGGACCTGGGACGACGAGGGGAACCTTCTTAAGCACACCGATCCCGCCGGTCACACCACGTCCCACACCCCGGGCCCCTGGGTTGTGACGGCTGCCCGCACCGACGCGGACGGCGCCGCCTACACCTTCGCCTACGACACCACGCTCCGTCTCACCCGTGTGACCAACCCCCAGGGCCTGCACTGGGATTACACCTATGATGCGGCCGGACGCCTCATATCCGAAACGGACTTCAACGGCGCCAGGCTGACCTACGCACACGACTCGGCTGGCCAGTTGACGGCCCGTACCAACGCGGCAGGCCAGACCGTTCGCTACACCCGCGATGTGCTCGGCCGCGTGACCGAGAAGCACGACGAGGACGCGGCCACGGTGACAACGTTCGCCTACGACGCAGCGGGCGAACTGATCCGGGCGAGCAGTCCGGACGCGGAGATGGCAGTCGAGCGCGACGCGTTCGGCCGCGTGCTGACTGAGACAATCAACGGCCGCACCATCTCGTACACCTACGATGCCCTGGGCCGCTGCACCGAGCGCGTCACCCCTTCCGGCCTCGCCTCTACATGGACCTACGATGCCGAAGGCCAGCCCCTGGAGCTGGCCACCGACCACGGCACTCTGGCCTTCGCCTACGACGCGGCAGGCCGCGAGACCGAATGTCGTACAGGCGACGTCACCCTGGCCCAGCACTGGGACCAGGCCAGCCGCCTCACCACCCAGGCGGCGACAGCAGGCTCCACGCTTCTTCAACACCGCAAGTACACCTACCGCCCCGACGGCTACCTCACCGAGATCCGCGAACTCACCACGGGCACCCGCCGGTTCGACCTCGACTCGCTCGGAAAAGTCACCGCCGTCCATGCCCATGGATGGCGCGAGACCTACGCCTACGACCCGGCCGGCAACCAAACCACCGCCGAGGCCCCCGGCCACCCTGCCACCGGAGAACGCCGCATCGAAGGCACCCTCCTCCACAGCGCGGGACGCACTACCTACACACACGACGAAGCAGGCCGCCGAATCGCCAAGACGAGCCGACTGCTCAACGGCGAGAAAAAGACCTGGACCTACACCTGGGATGCCGACGATCGCCTCACCCAGGTGACCACCCCGAACGCCGAGACCTGGACGTACGCCTACGACCCGCTAGGCCGCCGCATCAACAAGACCGCCCCAGATGGTCAAAGGATCCACTTCACCTGGGACGGTACTCGCCTGGCCGAACAAACCACGCACGACGGCGTGACAACCACCTGGGACTACGCCCAGGGCACCCATCGTCCCCTCACCCAGACCGACCACACGCCACTGTCCCGGAAACCGGGCGAGTCCCTCCTCGCCAAACTCACCGGCCCCACTGCCAGCCACCCTCGTTTCCACGCCGTCCTCACCGACCTCACCGGCACCCCCACCGAACTGATCGCCCCGGACGGCCATATCGGCTGGCAACACCGCACCACCCTCTGGGGCACCCAGCTCCCAGGACCACCCACCCAACGGGCAGAGATCACCTGCCCCCTCCGCTTCCCCGGCCAATACGCCGACCCTGAAACCGGCCTGCACTACAACCACTTCCGCTACTACGACCCCGAAACCGCCCGCTACCTCACCCCGGACCCCCTCGGACTCACTCCGGCTCCCAACCACCACGCGTATGTCCACAACCCACTGGCATGGACCGACCCACTGGGGCTTTCGCCTAGCGGAAGCGATGGACGGAAGGTGGGCGACGACGGCACGTCACCCCGCACCCCAACTGGCCGCAGGGGTACTCAGTTCGACGTCGCCCTCCCGAACGGCAGGACTGCCAGCAACTCTCCCGGCACGATCAACGGGCGGGACTACAGCGGCCATGCCTTTGATCGGATGCAGAAGCAGGGGATAATGCCCAGTGTCGTCGAGCACGCAATCACACCCAACAACATGGTCATCGGAAAACGCGCAGGAACTACCGCCTACCATGACCAACTAAACAACTTGACCATAATCACCGATTCGACCACAGGGCGCGTAATAACCGCCGACTATGGCATCATAAGACAGTGA
- a CDS encoding serine/threonine-protein kinase, translating to MDIGPVVAKRYRIKQEIGSGGMGVVWLAHDEHLGRDVALKTMNVTPGLTENQRARDAERFQREARAAARLDHAGIATVYDLGEERGTRYLVMQYVTGIDLDDRIAEQERLTIEESASVGVQIASVLGSVHARDVVHRDLKGRNVIIRTDGVVKVLDFGVAAFLDPDTAKLTTTGERPGSLECMAPEQVRCKRVDHRTDLYALGCLLYRMLAGEPVFEHRSELMLPGLILDQPPAPLRELRPDVPTDLETLVLQLLAKNPDDRPAHAGEVWQRLALWLPERRDPATALTPWAEVDPLRPFQHPMGPDARPVRAWASSRRSGT from the coding sequence ATGGACATCGGACCTGTGGTGGCAAAGCGCTACCGGATCAAGCAGGAGATCGGCTCGGGCGGGATGGGTGTCGTGTGGCTCGCCCACGACGAACACCTCGGTCGCGACGTCGCGCTCAAGACCATGAACGTGACCCCCGGTCTCACCGAAAACCAGCGTGCCCGCGACGCCGAGCGGTTCCAGCGCGAGGCACGGGCCGCCGCTCGCCTTGACCACGCCGGTATCGCCACGGTCTACGACCTCGGCGAGGAGCGGGGCACCCGATACCTCGTCATGCAGTACGTAACCGGCATCGACCTTGATGACCGGATCGCCGAGCAGGAGCGGCTGACCATCGAGGAGTCCGCATCCGTCGGCGTGCAAATCGCGTCCGTCCTCGGCTCCGTACACGCCCGCGACGTCGTTCACCGGGATCTCAAGGGCAGGAACGTCATCATTCGCACCGACGGAGTCGTCAAGGTCCTCGACTTCGGCGTCGCTGCCTTCCTCGACCCCGACACGGCCAAGCTCACCACCACGGGCGAGCGGCCGGGGAGCCTGGAATGCATGGCGCCGGAGCAGGTACGGTGCAAGCGGGTCGACCACCGCACCGATCTGTACGCACTCGGATGTCTGCTGTACAGAATGCTCGCCGGTGAACCCGTCTTCGAGCACCGCTCGGAGCTGATGCTCCCGGGCCTCATCCTGGACCAGCCGCCCGCCCCATTGCGCGAGCTGCGCCCCGACGTCCCTACCGACCTGGAAACTCTGGTACTCCAGCTCCTCGCCAAGAACCCTGATGACCGTCCTGCCCATGCGGGCGAAGTGTGGCAGCGGCTTGCTCTGTGGCTGCCAGAGCGCCGCGATCCGGCCACCGCGCTCACCCCCTGGGCAGAGGTCGACCCGCTCCGCCCCTTCCAGCACCCGATGGGACCGGATGCGCGGCCGGTTCGCGCGTGGGCCAGCTCACGCCGATCGGGCACATGA
- a CDS encoding SUMF1/EgtB/PvdO family nonheme iron enzyme, whose amino-acid sequence MTAPVDERLRRLRHELDDHSRVAERLGIDLERPLRSLDDGYPENAIALVGKITEKLLKQLWRHHEVAGDPSGRMLSELIKGCRPHIRSTTVLNALTDIQRLRNRSTHDGYEIAEEDGLLAVRRLVDVLAWFTSTASPALTGDDPRMQPEVARRVEFLAGLYLTLGYRVSKRFVLSTETVYQLFCRESGVRLEYVELLLSKDAAELRNVLETTGGELLKTRLPKLTRFVILDDAVDQVRPLLGQDYRIVGYEGFIDTIVDLQTHLVSCATATPEMPSECLPLPGALLTSDPHTGESRITEVEDAAPLLTRLMQESANVLVIGKPGSGKSTLLRSLVNDTPATARRFRFYFDLSLKPKDETFAEYVARILAPCMPGERARAFDLFLFLIRSGSALCVLDAVDEAVDEPSPEGFLRLFADLASVLSAESCVVLSSRVSFLADSPQIRRLLDCSSAVSEQLVEQMYANGVDPQRVPRFSMLRLTDAPTDSEPTPGDAAAAPSTPLARHLQTALNMAGTLTVAELIGTHIDHVLASAGLPQLAPALADTCGRAFLEDRTVFPLLELHNALGPQAFDGGRITPEAFRLAPLFRPAGPQELAFIHSAYQELLAARYLSTSDGREQAADLPGTPYLTEQVRAFLAAHPTDTPHPGPAEDCVLHPGVHLVGPAERLLLRRVHQPVRFDRHPVTVARYRPFLQALRPDGTSPWDHPDQPPGTTHAPWAERLRAPEYYDDPRYDDHPAICVSWWAAYAFAAFEGKRLPTSLEWEAAARGTDGRLFPWGDTPDLQAVNCADAWAGRPLVTYQACKQEFDREGLGHAWVTPVDARPANRSPYGIADMVGNAWEWTSTSVNDPDEAVICGGAFDNPLRAVQASAKGLFRRSRASNAVGFRCVTELPPITGDDEKEEAHS is encoded by the coding sequence GTGACCGCTCCGGTGGACGAGCGTCTGCGCCGGTTACGGCACGAGCTGGACGATCACTCCCGGGTCGCGGAGCGCCTCGGGATTGATCTGGAGCGCCCGTTACGGTCGCTGGACGATGGCTATCCCGAGAATGCCATCGCTCTGGTCGGCAAGATCACCGAGAAACTGCTGAAGCAGCTGTGGCGGCACCATGAGGTGGCCGGCGACCCGTCCGGTCGCATGCTCAGCGAGCTGATCAAGGGCTGCCGTCCGCACATTCGCAGCACAACGGTCCTCAACGCGCTCACCGACATCCAGCGCCTGCGCAACCGCTCCACGCACGACGGCTATGAGATCGCGGAGGAAGACGGCTTGCTCGCCGTGCGCCGCCTGGTCGATGTGCTGGCCTGGTTCACCAGCACCGCCAGTCCGGCCCTAACTGGGGACGACCCGCGGATGCAACCCGAGGTTGCGCGCCGAGTGGAGTTCCTCGCCGGCCTCTACCTGACGCTGGGGTATCGGGTCTCCAAGCGCTTCGTCCTCTCGACGGAGACCGTCTATCAGCTGTTCTGCCGCGAGTCCGGCGTTCGCCTGGAGTACGTCGAACTCCTGCTGTCCAAGGACGCTGCCGAGCTGCGCAACGTGCTGGAGACCACCGGCGGCGAGCTGCTGAAGACCCGGCTGCCCAAGCTCACCCGGTTCGTCATCCTCGACGACGCGGTGGACCAGGTCCGCCCGCTGCTGGGGCAGGATTACCGAATCGTGGGCTATGAAGGCTTCATCGACACCATTGTCGACCTTCAGACCCACCTGGTCTCCTGCGCCACTGCCACGCCGGAGATGCCGAGCGAGTGCCTGCCCTTGCCCGGCGCACTGCTCACCAGCGACCCGCACACCGGCGAATCCCGCATCACCGAGGTGGAAGACGCCGCACCACTCCTGACCCGGCTCATGCAGGAGTCGGCCAACGTCCTGGTCATCGGCAAGCCCGGAAGCGGTAAAAGCACCCTGTTGCGCTCCCTGGTCAACGACACCCCCGCTACGGCGCGCCGCTTCCGCTTCTACTTCGACCTCAGTCTGAAGCCCAAGGATGAGACCTTCGCCGAATACGTGGCCCGTATCCTGGCGCCCTGCATGCCGGGTGAACGCGCACGCGCCTTCGACCTGTTCTTGTTCCTGATCCGCTCCGGCTCGGCGCTGTGTGTCCTGGATGCTGTCGACGAGGCCGTCGACGAACCCAGCCCCGAGGGGTTCCTGCGCCTTTTCGCAGACCTGGCATCGGTGTTGTCCGCCGAGTCCTGTGTCGTACTCAGCTCCCGGGTCTCCTTCCTCGCAGATTCCCCGCAGATCCGGCGACTTCTCGACTGCTCAAGCGCGGTATCCGAGCAACTGGTCGAGCAGATGTACGCCAACGGCGTGGACCCCCAACGCGTTCCCCGCTTCAGCATGCTGCGCCTGACCGACGCCCCAACCGACAGCGAACCCACCCCGGGTGACGCCGCCGCCGCTCCCTCCACGCCGCTGGCACGACACCTCCAGACCGCCCTGAACATGGCGGGGACCCTCACGGTCGCTGAGCTCATCGGCACCCACATCGACCACGTCCTCGCCAGCGCCGGACTGCCGCAACTCGCCCCAGCCCTCGCTGATACCTGCGGCCGGGCCTTCCTGGAAGACCGCACGGTCTTCCCTCTGCTCGAACTGCACAACGCGCTCGGACCGCAAGCCTTCGACGGAGGCCGCATTACGCCCGAGGCATTCCGTCTGGCCCCGCTGTTCCGGCCGGCCGGCCCCCAGGAACTGGCCTTCATCCACTCCGCGTACCAGGAGCTACTTGCCGCCCGTTACCTCAGCACGTCAGACGGCCGCGAGCAGGCGGCCGACCTGCCCGGCACCCCCTACTTGACCGAACAAGTCCGCGCCTTTCTCGCCGCCCACCCCACCGACACTCCACATCCCGGCCCGGCCGAGGACTGCGTGCTCCACCCCGGCGTTCACCTCGTCGGCCCAGCCGAACGACTGCTGCTCCGCCGCGTCCACCAGCCGGTCCGATTCGACCGCCACCCGGTCACCGTCGCCCGCTACCGCCCCTTCCTCCAAGCTCTGCGCCCCGACGGAACCTCACCCTGGGACCACCCCGACCAGCCGCCCGGCACCACGCACGCCCCATGGGCCGAGCGGCTGCGTGCCCCGGAGTACTACGACGACCCCCGCTACGACGACCACCCGGCCATCTGCGTCAGCTGGTGGGCCGCGTACGCCTTCGCCGCTTTCGAAGGCAAGCGCCTGCCCACCTCACTGGAATGGGAAGCCGCCGCCCGCGGCACCGACGGCCGCCTCTTCCCCTGGGGAGACACCCCAGACCTCCAAGCGGTGAACTGCGCCGACGCCTGGGCCGGCCGCCCCCTGGTCACCTACCAGGCATGCAAGCAAGAATTCGACCGCGAGGGCCTGGGCCACGCCTGGGTCACCCCGGTCGACGCCCGCCCCGCAAACCGCTCTCCCTACGGCATCGCCGACATGGTCGGCAACGCCTGGGAATGGACCTCCACCAGCGTCAACGACCCAGACGAAGCCGTCATTTGCGGCGGCGCATTCGACAACCCACTGCGCGCCGTTCAAGCCAGTGCCAAGGGTCTGTTCCGCCGCTCCCGAGCCAGCAACGCCGTCGGCTTCCGCTGCGTCACCGAGCTACCGCCCATCACCGGTGACGACGAGAAGGAGGAAGCGCACTCATGA